In one window of Chiloscyllium plagiosum isolate BGI_BamShark_2017 unplaced genomic scaffold, ASM401019v2 scaf_11308, whole genome shotgun sequence DNA:
- the LOC122546029 gene encoding SAC3 domain-containing protein 1-like: MEDERQRQKRLHKFEILEGTVRDRLPSADPRRIVKEYSRPAAGKEPAQQYELRPASVLLKTVHYLIDEIVPRHEEPWVEVYDYVFDRLRSVRQDMTIQKVSGPIAVTILEKSLRFFLCASYWLCEEPIQVFDPKMNDIHVQECFSLLLANYSAGIYENEAEFQALAILYNLGRCSSLN, encoded by the coding sequence atggaggATGAACGACAGAGACAGAAGAGACTTCATAAGTTTGAAATCCTGGAGGGAACTGTGAGAGACCGGCTGCCCAGCGCTGACCCACGGAGAATAGTGAAGGAATATTCACGACCAGCAGCTGGAAAAGAACCTGCTCAACAATATGAGCTCCGTCCAGCCAGTGTCCTCCTTAAAACTGTCCATTATCTGATCGATGAGATTGTCCCACGGCATGAGGAGCCCTGGGTGGAAGTCTATGATTATGTGTTTGACCGACTGCGTAGTGTGCGTCAAGACATGACCATCCAGAAGGTCAGTGGGCCTATCGCAGTGACCATTCTGGAGAAGAGTCTACGCTTTTTCCTCTGTGCCTCATACTGGTTGTGTGAGGAACCCATTCAGGTTTTTGATCCAAAAATGAATGATATTCATGTTCAGGAGTGTTTCAGTTTGCTACTTGCCAACTATTCTGCTGGGATTTATGAAAATGAAGCTGAATTTCAGGCTCTGGCCATTCTCTATAACCTGGGTAGGTGCAGCAGTTTAAACTAA